A region of the Leishmania panamensis strain MHOM/PA/94/PSC-1 chromosome 21 sequence genome:
agcttcACGACGAGTAACATGGCGTCATCGAGCAAGCCTGTTTCGCGCTGAGAGAAAGGTGTacggagaaaaggagggatttggtagaagagaagacgacgGCAGATGACAAGCACTGTTGCTCCTTATCTCTGCGCACGGTTGCCCCCACACTGTaccccccccgcacacatCCCGTCACCACggccgctttctctctctctctctcctcctggTTAGGCGCCGTGTACGAGCCACAACATTCCTTCtgttttttcctctccttcctgaGGCGCTTTGTCGAGTGTGCCTGCGTTgttctttttcccctttgaCCTTTACGTGGTACTGCAGACTGTGGTGCGTGCAAAGCTCCCCACCGTGTAGGCAAACGAACAGGAGAGCGAGCCAAGGGGTTTGGTCAgcaccttccctccctccctcgtccgccggtggtgctgcgccatTTCGTAGCTTCTCCCGCACGCCACAAcacagccgcctccacgCTTGTGCGACACAACAGTCGCTTCCCTCGTTGAAGTTTTTCgcaaaggggaggggtggtgcttgggcatcgctgccggtggcagcggaggaCGTTAGTTgacaccacacacccacacgtgGGGCTTGTCGAGACAGACAACTACGCCCTGGAGGAGGGAATGAGTCCTCACACGACGATCATGAAAAATAATaaagaaggcagagagagggagagagaggagagagagagggccaTGCCGTGCaggaacgagagagagagagagcagcggaggcaaaggaaagaaacgaGGCAATGCAGCTTATGATGATAGGCTATCATGATGGCGGtagacgaagagagaggagggagggagggagggaggggtggggggagcggaggaggaggaggatacTCCGTATCGGCGAGTATGTGTGTCCACACAGAaaccaccacacacacacacacacacacgcacacacacatgcaggcctatgcagagaaaagaggtgaTACATCAACGATCCAcagatgaggaggaagagcgccaCGTCAACGACAACTatgagagcagcagaagcgcagCAAACATCATCCAGTCCCTAATTCAGGAAGCAGCAATGagtgccacacacgcacacacacacacaactgTAGATGAGTGACTCAGACGCATGATGGCGACgcagaaggaagagaggggggtgggggtgccgAGCCAGCACGCTCTCGGAATatgggggaaaaaaagagatggGAAGAAGCTACACCCGGCACAGACCCACAGCacagaaggaaagagaaggcacggaaggggggggttgcGCGAGCACACGCAACCTCCGTCGTTACAGCTGATTCCGCGATGGTGACATGGACGGGGATGCGCTGCTAACAATGTCATCGATACTGGCGCACCGGTTCACTGCGTCCAGATCGAGTGGCCGCACCCCGCTCTGCTGGTACTGCTGGATCTTGCCCAACAGCCGCTGCGTCTCACTGCGCTGCTCAGCCAGCTGGCTGGAAGAGCAAGCCAGAGAGTCTTGCAACTGCGTAATCACCGTCTCCGCATCTGCCAGGCGGACAGAGAGATCTAGGTTGAGCGCGATGAGTCGATCCAGTGAGTCCTTCTCGGTGTCGTCGTTGCACGGCGCCGCGGAGTCGGTGATATGGCTGTCACTGCCACACAGCCGCGCCGGTTGCGTAGGTCGCCCTGAACGTCGTTCAAAAACCCGACGCGTCGCCGGGATCGCAGCATCAGTGTCGTCCCAGTCACCCGCGGCTGCAGCCTCTCGGTTCGCTGCCTGGCTCTTCAGCTGCTCTGCTTCCAGTGCTTTCTGCAGtgcctccatcgcctcgcCCATCTTCTCCTCGCGCACGCAttcctccttcagcgccgcggcggcctcgTCAAACATGCTGCACGCCTTCTGCCAGTCCCCCCGGGCACGCAAAAGGTCCAACTGCAGTTCACCCTGCTCGCGCTTCAAACGCGAGATCATCGGCTTGAGCTGCTCGTGGAGGTAATTGTTCAGCGCTGTGTGATCATCACGGAGGTTCTGCACTTCCTCTTCTGAGGCCCGGCTAGCAATCGCGGATTGCGCTGGCGCCTCAAGGGTCGTCGGCGCTTTCTTTTGATActccgcctccagctgctgctgctgctgctgcacctgagCAGTGAGCTCCTCCACTCTTTTCCGCAGATTCCCATTGTCGAACTGCAGCTCGCCGCGAGCGCGTTTCAAGCGCGCTATCATTGGCTtgagctgctcctgcagatAACGTTTGAGTGCCTCATGGTCTTCGTCCTCGCCGGCGGCGCACGTTGTTGGGAGTAATTGCGCCCGCCCCGCGACGGCAGTCATTTCCGGCGCCAAAAGGTCGTCAACGAGTGGGGGCTCTGGACTGTAATCCTGTGTGTGGGTCCCGCTCGATTCGTGAGCAAGATGCCGTGAATCACTTAATGTTTtgtcctgctgctgttgctgagcCTCCTGCAGcctctcctccgcgtccCGCAGATGCACACGTATATCGGCCAGCGTGGCATCCTTCTCCGCCATCTCATTCTTGAGGTCACTGATAAGCTTGATCTGACGCTGCAGGGTATTGCGGAGGGTGTCATTCTGATCCttcagccgctgccgctccgaGGCGCTGAGCCTACTGtcactgtcgccgctgttgttgctgctaTTGGGATGCTGTGGCTCCGGCGACGATTCGGcagggcgctgctgctgcgccataGCCAGTTGCCGCTGAAGGTCCTTGATtgtagcagctgcagtgtcgGGGACCGTTTTGTCTGCCGTGAAGGCGTCCGTGTGGAGTCGCATTAGGGCAGGGAAGCGGTAGGTCTGCATGCGCCGCTCTAGCTCCGCTGCCGGCACGCTTGCGGGGTGTACCACCTCGACTTCGGCGAGAAGGCTGCCGAGGCTTAGGTCCACTCGCTTCAGCTGCGTTGGTGCCACGCCGAGGCCCGCACAGCAGTCCGCGatgaaggtgctgcgcagctcatGGGGCTTCTCCTCCATAATGTACCGCCAGTTCCCGCCTTTGAAccggcgagagaggcgcgtgcgCTCGACTGGCACGCCTGCGACGCTCGCGCTATCTCCGTCGCTGTGGCCGGATGTGGAGAGAATCGCACTGAACACGTTCGCGCTGTGGTTCACTGCCCCGCCGAGGGCCGTGCTATGCGGGCCAGAGTCATAGTGGCTGTCGCCGTGCACGTAGTCGGCTGCGCTCGGCAGCCTGGAGATGCTCGACGTCTGCCGAGAGAACGACGCAGCCTTGTGCTGGTCCAGCTCGGCCTCGagctcgcgctgccgctccagaGCTTCTTCCAGCTGAGCCTGCGTGTCGATGAGCACGCTTTGAAGGCGCCCCAACTCGTCATTCATCAGATGGTAGGAGGCAGCACCGTGCGAGGCCGGTACCGGCGCACCCAATTCTTCGTGTGGCTCGTCGGCGCGCCTCTCGAGCTCGCGGATGAGGCCGCGCAGGTGGTCGTTTTCTtgggcgagcagctgctgcgtctcgATCTCGCACTGAGCTTCCATGCGGTACGTCTCGTAGTTGAGCTTGGCGTCTCGCTTCGTTGCCTCCAACTCTTCCTGCAGGCTGCGGATGTAATCCTCAACCCGCGGTAAGGGGGCCGGTATTGGTAAGCTATCTCTGTCACGGTTGATGTACACGTCTCGGTCATTGCTGAACGGCGCCATGGCCAGGGCAGAGTTGCTCACAGCGTCCGCCGGGTTACCGCTTGCCGGTgttgccgccactgctgtttCACAGTGCCCGTTGCTAGCGGTAATGGTCTGGTGAGCTGCCAGCACTGCGTTGGGGTTTTTGGGCACGCCAGCCGAGACGTGCATGTTGTCGAAGATAATCGGCGCCGTCTCGGCGTTCCAGCACTGCATAACACCACTAGAGGAGGCAGTCCACACCTTGTACGCCGTGATCGACTGCACCTTCTGCATCGCGAGTACCATACTCTGGCTGCGGCCCCAATCCGGTAAGCGCACCGCGAgatcctgcagcagcgaccgcgTTGCGATGTCCCAGACCAGAATGTGGCCATGTTTGTCAGCGGACCACACGCGTGACTCCACCACCATCAAGTTGGAGACCGGCGCGGTGTGGCTGCTTCGGCAGACCGTGAGGCACGATAGCGAGCGCATGTCCCAGACACGCACCGTCATGTCCTCGCCGGCGGACCATAGCTGGTTCGCGTGCGGCACGACTGCCAGCGCCAGGACCGCGCGGCTGTGTCCGGTAAAGGTATGGATGTTGGCCTCGGAGTTCTGCTGGCCAGGCGGCGACTCGTACGGGTCCCACGCTCGCACCGtcccgtcgtcgctgccggagAAGACGACAGCACCCGTGGGGCCGTTGTACACGCTGAGGCAgcggacgccgccgctgtggccgTGCAGGATGCGTTGGAGCTGGGCGTTGTCCTCGGCAGGGACCCACTGGCACACTTTCCAGTTTGCGCCGCCGGTGAAGACGGCCCCCTCAACCTCGACCATACAGTTCAGACCGCCATTGTGCGCCATCACTTCCTTGAGCAGGGTCATATACTTGGCGCTGTACACATGCAGGTAACCGTCCTGGAACCCGGCCCACACCACGTCCTCGGCCGGGAGATacaggagagagatgcagtAGGAGTCCTTGCGGCCCGCCAGCTCCTTCAGCGGGGTGGCCTTGGGCAGGGCACGGATGCAGAGTGTTCCGCTGTACTCGGCTGTCCACATGATGCGGTCGTTCACAGg
Encoded here:
- a CDS encoding hypothetical protein (TriTrypDB/GeneDB-style sysID: LpmP.21.1440); its protein translation is MNYRSTFRAESPPYQQLYKMHSESTPRSPSSVTPKANNCSLTAVSGAQSTHSNSPWMPVTATSAHSKGGRADDMVYVADVNPTYSVPGAVRCIAPVNDRIMWTAEYSGTLCIRALPKATPLKELAGRKDSYCISLLYLPAEDVVWAGFQDGYLHVYSAKYMTLLKEVMAHNGGLNCMVEVEGAVFTGGANWKVCQWVPAEDNAQLQRILHGHSGGVRCLSVYNGPTGAVVFSGSDDGTVRAWDPYESPPGQQNSEANIHTFTGHSRAVLALAVVPHANQLWSAGEDMTVRVWDMRSLSCLTVCRSSHTAPVSNLMVVESRVWSADKHGHILVWDIATRSLLQDLAVRLPDWGRSQSMVLAMQKVQSITAYKVWTASSSGVMQCWNAETAPIIFDNMHVSAGVPKNPNAVLAAHQTITASNGHCETAVAATPASGNPADAVSNSALAMAPFSNDRDVYINRDRDSLPIPAPLPRVEDYIRSLQEELEATKRDAKLNYETYRMEAQCEIETQQLLAQENDHLRGLIRELERRADEPHEELGAPVPASHGAASYHLMNDELGRLQSVLIDTQAQLEEALERQRELEAELDQHKAASFSRQTSSISRLPSAADYVHGDSHYDSGPHSTALGGAVNHSANVFSAILSTSGHSDGDSASVAGVPVERTRLSRRFKGGNWRYIMEEKPHELRSTFIADCCAGLGVAPTQLKRVDLSLGSLLAEVEVVHPASVPAAELERRMQTYRFPALMRLHTDAFTADKTVPDTAAATIKDLQRQLAMAQQQRPAESSPEPQHPNSSNNSGDSDSRLSASERQRLKDQNDTLRNTLQRQIKLISDLKNEMAEKDATLADIRVHLRDAEERLQEAQQQQQDKTLSDSRHLAHESSGTHTQDYSPEPPLVDDLLAPEMTAVAGRAQLLPTTCAAGEDEDHEALKRYLQEQLKPMIARLKRARGELQFDNGNLRKRVEELTAQVQQQQQQLEAEYQKKAPTTLEAPAQSAIASRASEEEVQNLRDDHTALNNYLHEQLKPMISRLKREQGELQLDLLRARGDWQKACSMFDEAAAALKEECVREEKMGEAMEALQKALEAEQLKSQAANREAAAAGDWDDTDAAIPATRRVFERRSGRPTQPARLCGSDSHITDSAAPCNDDTEKDSLDRLIALNLDLSVRLADAETVITQLQDSLACSSSQLAEQRSETQRLLGKIQQYQQSGVRPLDLDAVNRCASIDDIVSSASPSMSPSRNQL